In Bacteriovorax stolpii, a single genomic region encodes these proteins:
- a CDS encoding zinc ribbon domain-containing protein YjdM — translation MSDDAQTCPKCNSPYGYPDGNLWICPECAHEWTLAAEEKTEEVVAGPKFLDANGVQLQNGDTVRTVKDLKVGGDTLKSGTKVKSIRLLDDPIDGHDISCKVDGYGSIYLKCSVVRKDS, via the coding sequence ATGTCAGATGACGCTCAAACTTGCCCTAAATGCAACTCGCCATACGGATACCCAGATGGGAACCTGTGGATCTGCCCAGAATGTGCACACGAGTGGACTCTAGCGGCCGAAGAAAAAACTGAAGAAGTTGTTGCGGGCCCTAAATTTTTAGATGCCAATGGTGTCCAGTTACAAAATGGCGACACTGTTAGAACTGTCAAAGACCTGAAAGTGGGCGGCGATACGCTAAAGTCTGGAACGAAAGTAAAAAGCATCCGCTTATTGGATGATCCAATTGATGGGCACGATATTTCATGCAAAGTTGATGGATACGGATCGATTTATTTAAAATGTTCTGTTGTTAGAAAAGATTCATAA
- a CDS encoding methyltransferase domain-containing protein has protein sequence MTKATSVKATLTRDNFLLPSNMDSRKHSQELDRLLGFNTLKIESKLKKHFQHYALENSDASKRPYKINRESWIGLDPHHLLTPYGEVASLFEKIEHKKIKTVTDLGCAYGRVGIVSAFYFPDVSFIGYELVSKRIKEAQRVYETLKLKNYRLIEDDILLEDFNLPESCIYFIYDFGRVSDLKKILNKLIERMQTNELIIIARGDEIQSLMTKFYKEFKKENTVREKSFLIYTHQLNE, from the coding sequence GTGACCAAAGCGACGAGCGTTAAGGCGACGCTCACTCGCGACAATTTTCTTTTGCCATCCAATATGGATTCAAGAAAACATTCTCAGGAGCTCGACAGGCTCCTGGGATTCAATACGCTTAAAATTGAAAGTAAGCTCAAAAAACATTTTCAGCATTATGCTCTAGAGAACTCTGATGCGTCGAAACGCCCTTATAAAATCAATCGTGAAAGCTGGATTGGCCTAGACCCCCATCACCTACTGACTCCTTATGGTGAAGTCGCTTCTCTTTTTGAGAAGATCGAACACAAAAAGATTAAAACAGTGACTGATCTTGGCTGCGCATACGGAAGAGTCGGAATTGTGTCTGCGTTCTATTTTCCAGACGTCTCATTTATCGGGTACGAACTTGTCTCCAAAAGAATCAAAGAGGCCCAAAGAGTTTATGAAACATTAAAACTTAAAAATTACAGATTAATCGAAGATGACATCCTCTTGGAAGATTTTAATCTCCCTGAATCATGTATCTATTTTATTTATGATTTTGGCAGAGTGAGTGACTTAAAAAAAATTCTTAACAAGCTTATTGAAAGAATGCAGACAAACGAGCTGATCATCATTGCCCGCGGAGATGAAATCCAGAGTTTGATGACTAAATTTTATAAAGAATTTAAAAAAGAAAATACTGTAAGGGAAAAATCATTTTTAATCTATACCCATCAGCTTAATGAATAA
- a CDS encoding RNA recognition motif domain-containing protein, with protein sequence MTKKLFVGNLNFSTTSDNLINAFSDFGNVQEVKVIIDNMTNRSRGFAFINMETESEAQRAISHLNGSELDGRSIVVSVAKELAPRTASFSKKW encoded by the coding sequence ATGACAAAAAAATTATTCGTGGGTAACCTCAATTTTTCAACTACATCAGATAACCTGATTAACGCATTTTCTGATTTTGGCAATGTCCAGGAAGTGAAAGTTATCATCGACAATATGACTAACAGAAGCAGAGGTTTCGCTTTCATTAATATGGAAACTGAATCTGAAGCTCAAAGAGCGATCTCTCACCTCAATGGAAGTGAACTTGATGGAAGAAGTATTGTTGTGTCTGTTGCAAAAGAATTAGCACCTAGAACAGCATCATTTTCTAAAAAGTGGTAG